TCCTAACACGACTGGTATTTTGCAGTGTTGCGGTGACCAGTTTTCCTGAGTCGAGCCTTACGTGATAGATCGACTGATTACCCATATAGGCTATGTCTTCGACGAGTCCACTACAATGATTCGGCGACGGATTCATATGATCGCACAATGTGATTTTCTCCGGTCTCACAGCAATCGACACGGGGATACCCGGCGCGCCAGAGATACCGTGGCTGATAGAGATAGGATTGCTCATATCTGGTGTGCGAACAGTTGAATGGTCAGCTTCGTTAGTTTCAAGCACACCTTCAAAGATGTTGACCGAGCCGATAAACTTGGCCGCAAATTTGGAGTTCGGGTGCTCGTAAATCGACTCTGGCGAGCCAATCTGTACAAACTGCCCTTTATTCATAATGGCGATGCGAGTTGCCATGGTCATGGCTTCTTCTTGGTCGTGGGTAACCATCACACAAGTCACGCCGACGCTTTCTAAAATATCGACCACCTCGAGTTGCATCTTTTCTCTAAGGTTTTTATCTAGCGCACCCATTGGCTCATCAAGCAGCAGCAGTTTTGGTTTTTTAGCTAAGCTTCTCGCCAGCGCGACACGCTGTCTTTGTCCGCCAGATAGTTGATGCGGTTTACGCTTGGCGAAATCGGTCATTCGTACCAGCTCGAGCATGTGCTTCACCGTCGCGTCGATCTCTTTGCTTGGCATGCCGTCTTGTTTGAGACCAAAGGCGATGTTCTTCTCCACCGTCATGTGTGGGAACAGCGCGTACGACTGGAACATCATGTTCACAGGTCGTTTGTAAGGCGGAATGTCTGCCAAATCTTCGCCATCAAGAATGATTTGACCTGCAGTTGGTTGTTCGAAACCTGCAAGCATGCGCAGTAGTGTTGATTTACCGCAGCCAGAAGCGCCTAACAGCGCGAATAGCTCGCCTTGATTGATGGTGAGATCAATGTTGTCCACGGCGACGTGACCATCGAAATCCTTAGTCAGACCTCGAATTTCTAGAAGTGGTTTCGGTGGCACTGGGGCAACGTGTTGATGGTTGAGCTCTGTATCGAGTGACATCACTGTCATGGTAGTCTCCAAGCAAACGCGGCGACCCAAGTTGGGTCGCCAAATAGTACTAATCAGTTTTTAAGGAAGTCGGTCCAAGCGCGAGTCATGGCACGAGATGTTTTGTGTGGCAACATCTTCGAGCTATATAGCTTCGCTTGCGCTTCTTCTGTTGGGTAGATTCCTGGATCTTCAAGAATCTCTGCGTCGATAAACTCACGCGATGGTGGGTTCGGGTTCGCATACCAAACGTAGTTACTGATCTCAGCAATCACTTCCGGACGAAGTAGATAGTTAATAAACAGGTGAGCATTCTCTGGGTGCTTCGCCTCTTTTGGAATCGCCATTAGGTCGAACCAAGCGAGTGCACCCTCTTTCGGAATTGAGTACGCGACTTCTACACCATTGTCTGCTTCAGCGGCGCGATCTGCCGCTTGAAGGACGTCACCAGACCAACCGATCGCGACACAGATATCACCGTTTGCTAGGTCATTGATGTACTGTGATGAGTGGAAGTAAGTCACGTATGGACGAACTTGTTTAAGCAGCTCCAAAGCGTCTTTCTTGTAGTCGTTTGGATTGGTACTGTTTGGATCTTTGCCGATATAGTTGAGCGCAGCCGCCATGATTTCGGTTGGCGCATTCAAGAAGCCCACACCACACTTGTTGAGTTTTTCCATGTTCTCTGGCTTGAACACAAGGTCCCAGCTGTCGACAGGTGCATCTTCTCCAAGTACTGCTTTCACTTTCTCAACGTTGTAACCAATACCCGTCGTACCCCATAGGTAAGGGACTGAGTAGTCGTTACCTGGGTCTACAGTGTCTGCAAGAATACCCATCAGTTTCGGATCAAGGTTCTTGTAGTTGGTCAGCTTAGACTTATCGAGCTTTTGGAAAGCCCCCGCTTTCGCCTGACGACCTAAGAAGTCGTTACTCGGTACAACTAGGTCAAAGCCTGTATTGCCCGATAAGATCTTCGCCTCTAACACTTCGTTTGAATCGAATACGTCATACACGACTTTGATGCCGGTTTCCGCTTCAAACTTCGCAATGGTGTCTTCCGCGATGTAGTCTGACCAATTGTAAATGTTGAGCACTTTTTCCTCAGCAGCAAAAGATGTCATTGAGGTAAGCCCCATTGTCATCCCTAACGCTACACCAAAGTATGCTTTTGCTTTCTCCATTTGGATCTCCGTTTCCTGTTTGCTCTTTGGTTAATACCTTTGTTGTGTTTTTCTGGTATTGGGTGTCTCGTCGGCTACTGCGAAACGTCGGCGAGTGTTTTATCGAGTGCGAGTTTTGCTTTTTCGATGAACTCATCGATCTCGTCTCGGGTGATAATGAGCGGTGGCGAACAAATCATGGTGTCCCCTACCGCTCGAAGAACGACACCTGAGTTAAAGCAATGCTCGCGACAACGCGTACCTACATCGAGGTCTTTGTGGTATCGCTCATGAGTCTGTTTGTCTTTGACCAGTTCAATCGCACCAACCAGACCTTTACTTCTTGCTTCACCGACCATTGGGTGCTCTAAAAGCTCACTCCAACGTGAAGCAAAGTAAGGGGCGGTATCTTCGCGAACTTGGTTGATGATATTGCGGTTCTGCATCTCCTTGATATTGGCGATGGCAACTGCACAGGCCGCTGGGTGACCTGAGTAGGTAAACCCGTGCGCAAACTCAGTGTCTGCATCTGTCAGCACCTTAGCAACGTGGTCGCGAACCATCACACCACCAAGTGGCAAATAGCCCGAGGTAATGCCTTTTGCCATACACATTAGGTCTGGTTTGATGTTGTAGGTTTGGCTAGCAAACCATTCGCCTGTTCGTCCGAAGCCACAGATCACTTCATCAGCAAT
This is a stretch of genomic DNA from Vibrio maritimus. It encodes these proteins:
- the potG gene encoding putrescine ABC transporter ATP-binding subunit PotG; this translates as MTVMSLDTELNHQHVAPVPPKPLLEIRGLTKDFDGHVAVDNIDLTINQGELFALLGASGCGKSTLLRMLAGFEQPTAGQIILDGEDLADIPPYKRPVNMMFQSYALFPHMTVEKNIAFGLKQDGMPSKEIDATVKHMLELVRMTDFAKRKPHQLSGGQRQRVALARSLAKKPKLLLLDEPMGALDKNLREKMQLEVVDILESVGVTCVMVTHDQEEAMTMATRIAIMNKGQFVQIGSPESIYEHPNSKFAAKFIGSVNIFEGVLETNEADHSTVRTPDMSNPISISHGISGAPGIPVSIAVRPEKITLCDHMNPSPNHCSGLVEDIAYMGNQSIYHVRLDSGKLVTATLQNTSRVRKGMPTWEQRVNLCWDKESCVVLKI
- a CDS encoding extracellular solute-binding protein, which gives rise to MEKAKAYFGVALGMTMGLTSMTSFAAEEKVLNIYNWSDYIAEDTIAKFEAETGIKVVYDVFDSNEVLEAKILSGNTGFDLVVPSNDFLGRQAKAGAFQKLDKSKLTNYKNLDPKLMGILADTVDPGNDYSVPYLWGTTGIGYNVEKVKAVLGEDAPVDSWDLVFKPENMEKLNKCGVGFLNAPTEIMAAALNYIGKDPNSTNPNDYKKDALELLKQVRPYVTYFHSSQYINDLANGDICVAIGWSGDVLQAADRAAEADNGVEVAYSIPKEGALAWFDLMAIPKEAKHPENAHLFINYLLRPEVIAEISNYVWYANPNPPSREFIDAEILEDPGIYPTEEAQAKLYSSKMLPHKTSRAMTRAWTDFLKN